In Campylobacter vicugnae, a genomic segment contains:
- a CDS encoding radical SAM protein, whose amino-acid sequence MAYKFIFGPVSSRRFGSSLGIDLSPDQKSCNFDCLYCELKKAKTLRAIKNEPNSKVIINELKNALNEFKDIDVITLTANGEPSLYSDLLNLITQINTLKTTQKSLILSNGSAVLNPNAIEALLNLDIVKFSLDSAIQKTFRKIDRSIDNIDVDKLVELMSQFRSKFKGELIMEILVVAGYNDSDDEFIALNRAFKKILPNRIDISTIDRPPAHNVRGVSSETLHYLATFIDAAPVSIASRTPLKSKFDYSKDELEKLLKLRPQSLYDIENNFTTNAKINLETLINEDKVIECDLAGMKFYRI is encoded by the coding sequence ATGGCATATAAATTTATATTTGGTCCAGTGAGTAGCCGCCGCTTTGGCAGCTCTCTTGGAATAGATTTAAGCCCAGATCAAAAAAGCTGTAATTTTGATTGCTTATATTGTGAGTTAAAAAAAGCCAAAACTCTTAGAGCTATAAAAAATGAGCCAAATTCCAAAGTTATAATAAATGAGCTTAAAAATGCTCTTAATGAGTTTAAAGATATCGATGTTATAACTCTTACAGCTAATGGTGAGCCAAGTTTATATAGTGATTTATTAAATTTAATTACTCAGATAAATACTCTTAAAACTACGCAAAAATCACTAATTCTTAGCAATGGTAGCGCTGTTTTAAATCCCAATGCTATTGAGGCTCTTTTAAATCTTGATATTGTGAAGTTTAGTCTTGATAGTGCAATTCAAAAGACATTTCGCAAAATTGATAGAAGTATTGATAATATAGATGTAGATAAATTAGTAGAGCTTATGTCGCAATTTAGATCTAAATTTAAAGGCGAGCTTATTATGGAGATTTTGGTTGTAGCTGGATATAATGATAGCGATGATGAGTTTATAGCTTTAAATAGAGCTTTTAAAAAGATTTTACCTAATAGAATAGATATCAGCACTATAGATCGCCCACCAGCTCATAATGTTAGAGGCGTTAGTAGTGAAACATTGCACTATTTAGCAACTTTTATAGATGCTGCACCAGTTAGCATAGCTTCTAGAACCCCTTTAAAATCTAAATTTGATTATAGTAAAGATGAGCTTGAAAAGCTTTTAAAGCTTCGTCCGCAAAGTTTATATGATATAGAAAATAACTTTACTACAAATGCAAAGATAAATTTAGAAACGCTAATAAATGAAGATAAGGTTATAGAATGTGACTTAGCTGGGATGAAATTTTATAGAATTTGA
- the hemE gene encoding uroporphyrinogen decarboxylase — protein sequence MIFIDACLGKKTPYTPVWMMRQAGRYLPEYMRVRAEAGDFLSLCKDYEKASEVTLQPVDILGVDAAILFSDILVVPMEMGMDLKFVKGEGPVFPKPIATMEDLDRLSSDKAVKNLSYVYDTIKLTRDKLAKDKALIGFCGAPWTIATYMIEGGSTKTYNICKKMVYDNPQFLHAILRKVTNALKLYLAEQIKSGVNAVQIFDSWAGALEKSAYMEFGFSYINEIVDYLKANFPDTPIIVFPKGISGFLDDISGNFDVFGVDWSTPLANAKKSLGAKYILQGNMEPTRLYNKDAIDEGVDEILSIMGGKRHIFNLGHGILPDIPVEHAKYFIKSVQEKSAKYAK from the coding sequence ATGATTTTTATAGATGCATGTTTAGGCAAAAAAACTCCTTATACTCCAGTTTGGATGATGCGTCAAGCTGGTAGATATCTACCTGAGTATATGAGAGTTAGAGCTGAGGCTGGGGATTTTTTATCACTTTGTAAGGATTATGAAAAAGCTAGTGAGGTTACACTTCAACCAGTTGATATTTTAGGCGTAGATGCAGCAATTTTATTTAGCGATATATTAGTAGTACCTATGGAGATGGGTATGGATCTTAAATTTGTAAAAGGTGAAGGTCCAGTATTTCCTAAGCCAATTGCTACAATGGAGGACTTAGATAGACTAAGTAGCGATAAAGCAGTTAAAAATCTAAGCTATGTCTATGATACAATTAAATTAACTAGAGATAAGCTAGCTAAAGATAAAGCCTTAATAGGATTTTGTGGTGCTCCATGGACGATTGCTACATATATGATAGAAGGTGGAAGTACAAAAACATATAATATCTGTAAAAAGATGGTATATGATAATCCTCAATTCCTTCATGCTATTCTTCGCAAGGTAACAAATGCTCTTAAATTATATCTAGCTGAGCAGATAAAATCTGGAGTAAATGCTGTTCAGATTTTTGATAGTTGGGCTGGAGCATTAGAAAAAAGTGCTTATATGGAATTTGGATTTAGCTATATTAATGAGATTGTTGATTATCTGAAAGCAAACTTCCCAGATACTCCTATAATAGTATTCCCTAAAGGAATTAGCGGATTTTTAGATGATATTAGTGGTAATTTTGATGTATTTGGTGTGGATTGGAGTACCCCGCTTGCTAATGCTAAAAAATCTTTAGGTGCTAAATATATTTTACAAGGCAATATGGAGCCTACAAGATTGTATAACAAAGATGCGATTGATGAGGGCGTAGATGAAATTCTATCTATAATGGGCGGAAAAAGGCATATATTTAATCTTGGTCATGGTATTTTGCCAGATATTCCAGTTGAACACGCTAAATATTTTATCAAATCTGTCCAAGAAAAATCTGCAAAATATGCAAAATAA
- a CDS encoding YqhA family protein, whose amino-acid sequence MDNIKNKIEKLFEGLLWKSRMVTLLPVIFGLLGAFVMFIVASYDIVKVIVYAWNYLILGDHSIDLHSDGVALIIGAIDLYLMALVFFIFSFGIYELFISEIDTIKSSRQARVLEVHSLDQLKDKIGKVIVMVLVVNFFQRVLHAKFTTPLEMVYLALSILALCLGLYFLHKSSHH is encoded by the coding sequence ATGGATAATATTAAAAACAAGATAGAAAAGCTATTTGAAGGGCTTTTGTGGAAGTCTAGAATGGTAACCTTGCTTCCAGTGATCTTTGGATTGCTAGGAGCTTTTGTGATGTTTATTGTTGCTAGTTATGATATTGTTAAGGTAATAGTTTATGCATGGAATTACCTAATTTTAGGCGACCATAGTATAGATCTGCATAGTGATGGCGTAGCTCTTATTATTGGGGCTATAGATCTGTATTTGATGGCATTAGTATTTTTTATCTTTAGTTTTGGAATTTATGAGCTTTTTATTAGTGAGATTGATACAATTAAGAGTTCTAGACAGGCTAGAGTGCTTGAAGTGCATAGTTTAGACCAGCTAAAAGATAAGATAGGTAAAGTCATTGTGATGGTTTTAGTGGTTAATTTCTTTCAGCGTGTTTTGCATGCTAAATTTACTACACCTCTTGAGATGGTCTATCTAGCGTTATCTATTTTGGCTCTTTGTTTGGGTTTATACTTTTTGCATAAGAGTTCACATCATTAG
- the gyrA gene encoding DNA gyrase subunit A has protein sequence MEDNIFNSNQDVATIDVEDSIKASYLDYSMSVIIGRALPDARDGLKPVHRRILYAMNDLGVGSRSPYKKSARIVGDVIGKYHPHGDTAVYDALVRMAQSFSMRVPAVDGQGNFGSVDGDNAAAMRYTEARMTVLAEELLKDLDKDTVDFIPNYDDSMVEPDVLPARVPNLLLNGSSGIAVGMATNIPPHSLDELVDGLLVLLDDKNATLDDIMAHIKGPDFPTGGIIFGKKGIIEAYRTGRGRIKLRAKTHIEKKQNKDVIVVDELPYQVNKSKLHSDIAELVKEKQIEGISEVRDESDRDGIRLVIELKRDAMSDIVLNNLFKSTQMEVTFGVIMLAINNKEPKIFSLIELLRLFLNHRKTVIIRRTIFDLQKAKARAHILEGLKIALDNIDDVIALIKTSADTTSARDGLMSKFGLSELQSNAILDMRLSKLTGLEREKLEAELKEILELIDRLDAILKSEELIESIIRDELLEIKSKFKCPRITEIIDDYDDIDVEDLIPNENMVVTITHRGYIKRVPSKSYEKQKRGGKGKVAVTTYDDDFIESFFTCMSHDTLMFVTDRGQLYWLKVYKIPEGSRIAKGKAVVNLINLQPDEKIKAIIPTTDFSQNKSLAFFTKKGLVKRTNLSEYQNIRSIGVKAINLDENDELVTVVIATGEGYEKTNIVDDPNIVVENELEESGFDALEEVIDSDMEAISELKESEIEHILESIDELPESSDDKMLFVVTKKGMCIKFPLSKVRQIGRVARGVTAIRFKEEGDEVVGAVVIENDSQEILSVSQKGIGKRTTADEYRLQSRGGKGVICMKLTSKTKDLVGVVMVDESMDLMALTSSGKMIRVDMQTIRKAGRNTSGVIVVNVGNDDVVSIARCPKEESDDQDMDVIDDDFIAEQMAKISEVE, from the coding sequence ATGGAAGACAATATTTTTAACTCAAATCAAGATGTAGCAACCATAGATGTAGAAGATTCTATAAAAGCTAGCTACTTAGACTACTCTATGAGTGTTATCATAGGTAGAGCTTTGCCTGATGCTAGAGATGGTCTAAAGCCAGTACATAGGAGAATCCTATATGCTATGAATGACTTAGGCGTAGGTAGTCGCAGCCCGTATAAAAAGTCTGCTCGTATAGTAGGTGATGTAATAGGTAAATATCATCCGCATGGCGATACAGCTGTATATGACGCACTTGTGCGTATGGCTCAGAGTTTTTCTATGAGAGTGCCAGCTGTCGATGGACAAGGAAACTTTGGTTCTGTAGATGGTGATAATGCTGCTGCAATGCGTTATACTGAAGCTAGAATGACAGTATTAGCTGAAGAGTTGCTAAAAGACTTAGATAAAGATACAGTTGATTTTATCCCAAATTATGATGATAGTATGGTAGAACCAGATGTATTACCGGCTAGGGTGCCAAATTTGCTACTAAATGGCTCAAGCGGTATTGCAGTAGGTATGGCGACAAATATTCCGCCACATAGCTTAGATGAGCTAGTAGATGGTCTTTTAGTCTTATTAGATGATAAAAATGCTACTTTAGATGATATAATGGCTCATATTAAAGGTCCAGATTTTCCAACTGGTGGTATAATCTTTGGTAAAAAAGGGATAATAGAAGCTTATCGCACCGGTAGAGGTAGGATTAAGCTGCGAGCCAAAACCCATATAGAAAAAAAGCAAAATAAAGATGTAATAGTAGTAGATGAACTACCATATCAAGTAAATAAAAGCAAACTACACTCTGATATTGCTGAATTAGTAAAAGAGAAGCAAATAGAAGGCATTAGTGAAGTTCGCGATGAGAGCGATAGAGATGGAATTCGTCTTGTTATTGAGCTTAAGCGTGATGCTATGAGTGATATTGTCTTAAATAATCTATTTAAATCAACTCAAATGGAAGTAACATTTGGGGTGATTATGCTAGCTATAAATAATAAAGAACCAAAAATATTCTCACTAATTGAACTTTTAAGACTATTTTTAAATCATAGAAAAACAGTAATTATTAGAAGAACTATTTTTGATTTACAAAAAGCAAAAGCTAGAGCCCATATCCTTGAAGGGCTTAAAATCGCTCTAGATAATATAGATGATGTAATAGCTCTAATCAAAACAAGCGCCGATACAACAAGTGCTAGAGATGGATTAATGAGTAAATTTGGCTTAAGCGAATTGCAAAGTAATGCAATTTTGGATATGAGATTAAGCAAATTAACAGGTCTTGAGCGTGAGAAGCTAGAAGCAGAGCTAAAAGAGATTTTAGAGTTAATCGATAGATTAGATGCAATTTTAAAAAGTGAAGAGCTAATAGAAAGCATTATAAGAGATGAACTTTTAGAGATTAAATCTAAATTTAAATGTCCAAGAATTACTGAAATTATCGATGATTATGATGATATTGATGTTGAAGATCTAATCCCTAATGAAAATATGGTAGTAACTATCACTCATAGGGGCTATATCAAGCGTGTGCCAAGTAAAAGTTATGAAAAACAAAAACGCGGTGGCAAAGGCAAGGTTGCAGTAACTACATATGATGATGATTTTATAGAGAGTTTCTTTACTTGTATGAGTCATGATACGCTGATGTTTGTAACTGATCGCGGACAGTTATACTGGTTAAAAGTTTATAAAATTCCAGAAGGTAGTCGTATAGCCAAAGGCAAGGCAGTAGTAAATCTTATCAATCTTCAACCAGATGAGAAGATTAAAGCAATAATACCAACTACAGATTTTTCACAAAATAAATCTTTGGCATTTTTTACCAAAAAAGGTCTTGTAAAAAGGACAAATTTAAGCGAATATCAAAACATTAGAAGTATTGGTGTAAAAGCTATAAATTTAGATGAAAATGATGAGTTAGTAACTGTAGTTATTGCTACAGGCGAAGGCTATGAAAAAACTAATATAGTAGATGATCCAAATATAGTAGTAGAAAATGAGCTTGAAGAGAGCGGATTTGATGCACTTGAAGAGGTGATAGATAGTGATATGGAAGCTATCTCTGAACTTAAAGAGAGCGAGATAGAACATATCCTTGAAAGCATTGATGAACTACCTGAATCAAGCGATGATAAGATGCTATTTGTCGTAACCAAAAAAGGTATGTGTATTAAATTCCCTCTAAGCAAAGTAAGACAAATAGGTCGTGTAGCTCGTGGTGTAACAGCTATAAGGTTTAAAGAAGAGGGTGATGAAGTAGTAGGTGCTGTCGTAATAGAAAATGACTCTCAAGAGATCCTAAGTGTAAGCCAAAAAGGTATAGGTAAACGCACTACCGCAGATGAATACAGACTCCAAAGCCGTGGCGGTAAAGGCGTGATCTGTATGAAGCTAACATCAAAAACAAAAGACCTAGTAGGCGTAGTTATGGTAGATGAGAGTATGGATTTGATGGCTCTTACAAGTAGCGGTAAGATGATTAGAGTAGATATGCAAACTATTAGAAAAGCTGGCCGAAATACAAGTGGCGTAATTGTAGTAAATGTAGGCAATGATGATGTAGTTAGCATAGCAAGATGCCCAAAAGAGGAGAGCGATGATCAAGATATGGATGTTATAGATGATGATTTTATCGCTGAACAAATGGCTAAAATTAGCGAAGTGGAATAA
- a CDS encoding sigma-54-dependent transcriptional regulator: MNVVIVEDDINMRKSLEIALGDYEEFSVKSYKSATEALKKLSSDTDVIVTDINMPGMDGLEFIKELDGKYDVIIMTGNATLNRAIESVRLGVKDFLTKPFDIDTLATAIKRTSVITQKTKTKKPDTTTEIKSSNFLAASANLDKTLNIAKKAAQTDVSVMIMGESGVGKELFSRYIHENSKRKDSALMAINMAAIPENLLESELYGYEKGAFTDATTTKKGLFELANGGTLFLDEIGEMPLNLQPKLLRAIQEREIVRVGASKPIKIDVRIVSATNANLEQKVANGEFREDLFYRLNTVPLKIPPLRERKDEIVDIANATLKRVCVEYELGQKEFSQEAIDELLSYDYPGNIRELISIVERAAILSEGSSISKEDLFIYAKK; encoded by the coding sequence ATGAATGTTGTAATTGTAGAAGATGATATAAATATGCGTAAATCCCTTGAGATTGCTTTAGGTGATTATGAGGAGTTTAGTGTCAAATCTTATAAGAGTGCTACTGAAGCACTTAAGAAATTAAGTAGCGATACAGATGTAATAGTAACTGATATAAATATGCCTGGAATGGATGGATTAGAGTTTATCAAAGAGCTTGATGGCAAATACGATGTAATTATTATGACAGGAAATGCTACATTAAATAGGGCTATTGAGAGTGTTCGTCTAGGAGTGAAGGATTTTTTAACCAAGCCATTTGATATTGATACTTTGGCTACGGCGATTAAACGAACTAGCGTAATAACTCAAAAAACTAAAACTAAAAAACCAGATACCACCACAGAGATAAAAAGTAGTAATTTTTTAGCCGCTTCTGCAAATTTAGACAAAACTCTAAATATTGCTAAAAAGGCAGCCCAAACCGATGTAAGTGTGATGATAATGGGAGAGAGTGGCGTAGGTAAAGAGCTTTTTAGCAGATATATCCATGAAAACTCAAAGCGAAAAGATTCAGCATTAATGGCTATTAATATGGCTGCAATACCTGAAAATCTACTCGAGAGCGAGTTATATGGATATGAAAAGGGTGCTTTTACTGACGCTACAACGACTAAAAAAGGACTTTTTGAACTAGCAAATGGTGGAACTCTATTTTTAGATGAGATTGGAGAGATGCCACTAAATTTACAACCTAAGCTTTTGCGTGCGATTCAAGAGCGTGAAATCGTGCGTGTAGGAGCTAGCAAACCAATTAAAATAGATGTAAGAATCGTAAGCGCAACCAATGCAAATTTAGAACAAAAAGTTGCAAATGGTGAGTTTAGAGAGGATCTATTTTATCGTTTAAATACTGTTCCGCTTAAAATCCCACCACTTAGAGAACGCAAAGATGAGATTGTAGATATTGCAAATGCTACACTAAAGCGAGTTTGTGTTGAGTATGAATTAGGTCAAAAAGAGTTTAGTCAAGAGGCTATTGATGAGCTTTTAAGTTATGATTATCCAGGTAATATTAGGGAGCTTATTAGTATTGTTGAGCGTGCTGCTATACTAAGTGAAGGTAGTAGTATTAGTAAAGAGGATCTATTTATCTACGCTAAAAAGTAA
- a CDS encoding aspartate-semialdehyde dehydrogenase has protein sequence MRKYSIAVVGATGAVGEEIFRVLEEMDFPVSDVLPLASAKSVGKEIEFKGKNYPIVELTDTVFDEHEVDIAFFSAGGSISAHFAPFAAASGAIVIDNTSHFRMDPEVPLVVPECNPGDIAQWQNKGIIANPNCSTIQMVQVLKPLDDAFGIQRVDVSTYQATSGAGKKGMEELVIQMQKFFEFKLDECEPSAFKHQIALNVIPHIDVFLDNDYTKEEMKMVKETQKILHKDIQVSATCVRVPVLRSHSESITIKFKTPIDAQKATQILKNAPSVVVQDSPKDNLYPMPIHASDTNETYVGRIRKDNYDDSILHLWCVADQIRVGAATNAVRIAQKWIEMQEQNG, from the coding sequence ATGAGAAAGTATAGTATAGCAGTAGTTGGAGCTACTGGAGCTGTGGGCGAAGAGATTTTTCGTGTTTTAGAAGAGATGGATTTTCCAGTTAGTGATGTGTTGCCGCTTGCAAGTGCAAAGAGTGTTGGGAAAGAGATTGAATTTAAAGGCAAAAATTATCCAATTGTAGAGCTTACTGATACTGTATTTGACGAGCATGAAGTAGATATTGCATTTTTTAGTGCTGGTGGTAGCATATCGGCTCATTTTGCACCATTTGCAGCAGCAAGCGGAGCAATAGTCATAGATAATACTAGCCATTTTAGAATGGATCCAGAAGTGCCATTAGTAGTGCCTGAGTGCAATCCAGGAGACATTGCTCAATGGCAAAATAAAGGCATAATAGCAAATCCAAACTGCTCTACAATCCAAATGGTGCAAGTGTTAAAACCTCTTGATGATGCTTTTGGTATCCAAAGAGTAGATGTAAGCACATATCAAGCTACAAGTGGTGCTGGTAAAAAAGGAATGGAAGAGTTGGTTATACAGATGCAAAAATTCTTTGAATTTAAGCTTGATGAGTGTGAGCCAAGTGCATTTAAACACCAAATAGCACTAAATGTAATTCCGCATATTGATGTGTTCTTAGATAATGATTACACAAAAGAAGAGATGAAAATGGTTAAAGAGACCCAAAAAATCCTTCACAAAGATATACAAGTGAGTGCAACTTGTGTTCGTGTGCCAGTTCTTAGAAGTCATAGCGAGAGCATAACTATTAAATTTAAAACTCCAATTGATGCACAAAAAGCAACTCAAATTCTAAAAAATGCTCCAAGCGTTGTAGTTCAAGATAGTCCAAAAGATAATCTTTATCCAATGCCAATTCACGCAAGTGATACAAATGAGACATATGTAGGCAGAATCAGAAAAGATAATTATGATGATAGCATACTACATTTATGGTGTGTGGCTGATCAGATTAGAGTTGGTGCAGCGACAAATGCGGTTAGAATCGCACAAAAATGGATAGAGATGCAAGAGCAGAATGGATAA
- the mnmA gene encoding tRNA 2-thiouridine(34) synthase MnmA — MNKNSDKRIIMKVLMALSGGVDSSMSAKYLQDQGYSVVGCYMMLHGREEYHKKNIENVNKVCEFLGIQSHVLDLQDVFKKEVYDLFVNSYKQGITPNPCAHCNRLIKFGALWEFAKSLGCQKIATGHYARIEDGLIKSAIDDTKDQSYFLANLDPQILPHIIFPLGDKLKVDIKAQAAQIPQIASLASQKESSEICFVDTTYIDVLKRHYNTNLPGIVRNAKGDAIGTHEGYMHYTIGKRKGFNIKGAHDPHYVTAINAKANEIIVGKKDELECYGFKTRNFNNFTAQNEFEAFVKIRYRSKPILCTVCICDGVANVKLQSNAGAVASGQLAVFYDDNQRVLASGFIA; from the coding sequence ATTAATAAAAATAGCGATAAAAGGATAATTATGAAAGTATTAATGGCATTGAGCGGTGGAGTAGATAGCTCAATGAGTGCCAAATATTTACAAGATCAAGGTTATAGTGTAGTAGGTTGCTATATGATGTTGCACGGAAGAGAAGAGTATCACAAAAAAAATATAGAAAATGTTAATAAAGTTTGTGAATTTCTAGGTATTCAATCACATGTGCTAGATCTTCAAGATGTATTTAAAAAAGAAGTTTATGATCTATTTGTAAATTCATATAAACAAGGAATTACTCCAAATCCATGCGCTCATTGTAATCGCTTAATTAAATTTGGGGCGCTTTGGGAGTTTGCTAAGAGCTTAGGATGTCAAAAGATTGCTACTGGTCATTATGCTAGAATAGAAGATGGCTTGATCAAATCAGCTATAGATGATACTAAGGATCAAAGCTATTTTTTAGCTAATCTTGATCCGCAAATATTGCCTCATATTATCTTTCCGCTTGGAGATAAACTCAAGGTAGATATAAAGGCTCAAGCTGCACAAATACCACAAATCGCATCTTTAGCCTCACAAAAAGAAAGTAGTGAAATTTGCTTTGTTGATACGACTTATATTGATGTTTTAAAAAGACATTATAATACCAATCTTCCAGGCATAGTACGCAATGCAAAAGGCGATGCTATCGGCACTCATGAAGGTTATATGCATTATACTATTGGCAAACGAAAGGGCTTTAATATCAAAGGTGCTCATGATCCGCACTATGTTACTGCGATTAATGCTAAGGCAAATGAGATTATAGTGGGTAAAAAAGATGAATTAGAGTGTTATGGATTTAAAACTCGCAATTTTAATAATTTTACAGCTCAAAATGAATTTGAAGCATTTGTAAAGATACGATATAGATCAAAGCCAATTTTATGCACAGTATGCATATGCGATGGTGTTGCAAATGTAAAATTACAAAGCAACGCCGGAGCAGTTGCTAGTGGCCAATTAGCAGTGTTTTATGATGATAATCAAAGGGTTTTAGCAAGTGGATTTATAGCTTGA
- a CDS encoding LPP20 family lipoprotein: MKRVLCALVASLALTGCVNAVSSFNQQPSEVVVQKVDKDDIRDIIKNDKMIPTMELDSEAVFTAVGEGIPPMDTVSPAQARALAKRSAITDGYRQLAGKLYGVKVNAKDTVKDAMLQSSVIEARVLGLIKNASVINQDFKDGLYRVEMELKIDQEKWQELFAY, translated from the coding sequence ATGAAAAGAGTTTTATGTGCATTGGTTGCAAGTTTGGCATTAACAGGTTGTGTAAATGCTGTATCTAGTTTTAATCAACAACCATCTGAAGTTGTGGTTCAAAAAGTAGATAAAGATGACATTAGAGATATTATCAAAAATGATAAGATGATTCCAACTATGGAACTAGATAGCGAAGCTGTATTTACTGCTGTAGGAGAGGGTATTCCACCTATGGATACAGTTAGTCCAGCTCAAGCTCGTGCATTAGCTAAACGCTCTGCTATTACAGATGGTTATAGACAATTAGCTGGCAAGCTTTATGGCGTAAAAGTTAATGCTAAAGATACAGTAAAAGATGCTATGCTACAAAGCTCAGTTATAGAAGCTAGAGTTCTAGGCCTTATAAAAAATGCTTCAGTAATCAACCAAGACTTTAAAGATGGTCTATATAGAGTTGAAATGGAGCTTAAAATAGATCAAGAAAAGTGGCAAGAGCTTTTTGCTTATTAA
- a CDS encoding acetyl-CoA carboxylase biotin carboxylase subunit has protein sequence MREIKRILIANRGEIALRALRTIQEMGKEAVVVHSTADKDALYVKYADAAICIGEPRSSESYLNIPAIITACEISEADAIFPGYGFLSESQNFVEICAKHNIKFIGPSVEAMALMSDKSKAKQVMMRAGIPVVPGSDGAIKDIEMAKKLASEIGYPVIIKAAAGGGGRGMRVVEKEEDLEKNFWSAESEAMSAFGDGTMYMEKYISNPRHIEVQVLGDEHGNVVHVGERDCSMQRRHQKLIEESPAVILDDATRANLHETAVRAAKAIGYAGAGTFEFLYDQKDNKFYFIEMNTRLQVEHCVSEMCSGLDLIEWMIRIAQGEKLLDQSQIKLEGHAIECRITAEDPKSFTPNPGKITKYVAPGGRNVRMDSHVYEGYSVPPYYDSMIGKLIVHDTDRNKAIAKMKVALDQLIIQGIKTTKDFHIGMMNNDDFINNLYDTNYLAKH, from the coding sequence ATGAGAGAGATCAAAAGAATCCTAATAGCAAATCGTGGCGAGATCGCACTTAGAGCTCTTCGTACTATCCAAGAGATGGGTAAAGAAGCAGTAGTAGTGCACTCTACAGCTGATAAGGATGCTCTATATGTCAAATATGCTGATGCTGCTATATGTATAGGTGAGCCTAGAAGTAGCGAAAGCTATTTAAATATCCCAGCTATTATCACAGCATGCGAAATTAGCGAGGCTGATGCGATATTTCCTGGATATGGATTTTTGAGCGAGAGCCAAAATTTTGTTGAAATTTGTGCTAAACATAATATCAAATTTATCGGCCCAAGCGTAGAAGCTATGGCTTTAATGAGTGATAAAAGCAAGGCTAAACAAGTAATGATGAGAGCTGGAATCCCAGTTGTTCCAGGTAGTGATGGAGCTATAAAAGATATAGAAATGGCTAAAAAATTAGCTAGTGAAATTGGCTATCCTGTTATCATTAAAGCAGCTGCTGGCGGCGGCGGCCGTGGTATGAGAGTGGTAGAAAAAGAAGAAGATTTAGAAAAAAACTTCTGGTCGGCTGAGAGCGAAGCTATGAGTGCCTTTGGCGATGGTACAATGTATATGGAAAAATATATCTCAAATCCACGCCATATAGAGGTTCAAGTCCTAGGAGATGAGCACGGCAATGTAGTGCATGTAGGTGAGAGAGATTGCTCAATGCAACGCCGCCATCAAAAACTAATTGAAGAGAGTCCAGCTGTAATCTTAGATGATGCTACAAGAGCAAATCTACATGAGACAGCTGTAAGAGCTGCTAAGGCTATTGGGTATGCTGGTGCTGGTACTTTTGAGTTCTTATACGATCAAAAAGATAATAAATTCTACTTCATTGAGATGAATACTAGACTTCAAGTTGAACATTGCGTAAGTGAGATGTGTAGTGGATTAGACTTGATAGAGTGGATGATTCGCATAGCTCAAGGTGAGAAGTTGCTAGACCAAAGCCAAATCAAGCTAGAAGGCCACGCCATAGAGTGTAGAATCACAGCTGAAGATCCAAAGAGCTTTACTCCAAATCCTGGTAAAATTACAAAATATGTCGCTCCAGGTGGTAGAAATGTAAGAATGGATAGCCATGTATATGAAGGCTATAGCGTTCCACCATACTATGATAGCATGATAGGAAAGCTTATCGTGCATGATACTGATAGAAATAAAGCTATTGCCAAGATGAAAGTAGCCCTTGATCAATTAATTATCCAAGGAATTAAAACAACAAAAGATTTTCATATAGGTATGATGAATAATGACGATTTTATCAACAATCTATATGATACAAACTATCTAGCTAAACATTAA